A genome region from Bradyrhizobium sp. WSM1417 includes the following:
- a CDS encoding ABC transporter permease — protein sequence MSSPALLRHSEDSMPASAIAEASAMPASTPPASPPSFGTLALRWYRLNRGGLRATAIGIISLLAFLLVWHLLTTYRVVFFVRFTNVPSPLAVYASFTKAIHDPKFLLHVLLSCRRIFFGFSLAAIVAVPLGLIMGRFKLIHEIIFPVAEVLRPIPAIAWVPMAIMLWPTNEQSIVYITFLGSFFPILVNTLHGMSLVDPVLVRAAQCLGARERSIFRDVYFPASLPHIFTGLTVGMGVAWVSLIAAEMISGQYGIGYFTWEAYSLVQYADIALGMIAIGVLGLGSSMLIRGAGQLVMPWRSR from the coding sequence GTGAGCAGTCCCGCCCTCCTCAGACATTCCGAGGACAGCATGCCGGCAAGTGCAATCGCGGAGGCAAGCGCCATGCCCGCCTCCACGCCACCCGCGTCCCCACCCTCCTTCGGCACGCTCGCACTGCGCTGGTACCGGCTCAACCGGGGCGGGCTGCGCGCGACCGCGATCGGCATCATCTCGCTGCTGGCCTTTCTGCTGGTCTGGCATCTGCTGACAACCTATCGCGTCGTGTTCTTCGTGCGCTTCACCAACGTGCCCTCGCCGCTCGCGGTCTATGCGAGCTTCACCAAGGCGATCCACGATCCGAAATTCCTGCTGCACGTCCTCTTGAGCTGCCGGCGCATCTTCTTCGGCTTCTCGCTCGCGGCAATCGTCGCCGTGCCGCTCGGCCTGATCATGGGCCGCTTCAAGCTGATCCACGAGATCATCTTCCCAGTAGCGGAGGTGCTGCGGCCGATCCCGGCGATTGCCTGGGTGCCGATGGCGATCATGCTGTGGCCGACCAACGAGCAGAGCATCGTCTACATCACGTTCCTCGGCTCGTTCTTCCCCATCCTGGTCAACACGCTACACGGCATGTCCCTGGTCGATCCCGTGCTGGTGCGCGCCGCGCAATGTCTCGGCGCGCGGGAGCGCTCGATCTTCCGCGATGTGTATTTTCCGGCCTCGCTCCCGCACATCTTCACCGGCCTCACCGTCGGCATGGGCGTGGCTTGGGTGTCGCTGATCGCCGCCGAGATGATCTCGGGGCAGTACGGCATCGGCTATTTTACCTGGGAGGCCTATTCGCTGGTTCAGTATGCCGACATCGCGCTTGGCATGATCGCGATCGGCGTGCTCGGCCTGGGATCGAGCATGTTGATCCGAGGCGCCGGACAATTGGTGATGCCGTGGAGGTCAAGATGA
- a CDS encoding ABC transporter ATP-binding protein encodes MSEIVVKAPQGHIEVKNFSLSYDSIEGPVEAVTDTQIHVKPGEFVSIVGPSGCGKSTLLNAVAGFLKPTTGIVTVDGEKVNGPSAERGMVFQQYSLFPWKTVRENVEFGLKMRGMPRSQRERAARTLLGLAGLEAFEKHYPEKLSGGMKQRVGIVRALATGPKVLLLDEPFGALDAQTRVIMQQILTNMWQRLKISVLFVTHDIDEAIFLSDRVYCMTARPGSIKAEIPIPLERPRQQSMMMSSEFLALRRGLMSLIREESIKAMGGELNDMGMQGLNIELHGHSLADVI; translated from the coding sequence ATGAGTGAGATCGTTGTCAAGGCACCGCAGGGCCATATCGAGGTCAAGAATTTCTCCCTCAGCTACGACAGCATCGAGGGGCCGGTCGAAGCCGTCACCGATACGCAGATTCATGTGAAGCCTGGCGAGTTCGTCTCGATCGTCGGACCCTCCGGCTGCGGAAAGTCGACGCTGCTCAACGCGGTCGCCGGCTTCCTCAAGCCGACCACGGGCATCGTCACCGTCGACGGCGAGAAGGTGAACGGCCCCAGCGCGGAGCGCGGCATGGTGTTTCAGCAATATTCGCTGTTTCCCTGGAAGACCGTGCGGGAGAACGTCGAATTCGGCTTGAAGATGCGCGGCATGCCGCGCTCGCAGCGCGAGCGCGCCGCGCGCACGCTGCTGGGACTCGCAGGCCTCGAAGCCTTCGAAAAGCATTACCCCGAAAAACTCTCAGGTGGCATGAAGCAGCGCGTGGGCATCGTCCGCGCGCTCGCGACGGGACCCAAAGTGTTGCTGCTGGACGAGCCGTTCGGCGCGCTCGATGCGCAGACCCGCGTCATCATGCAGCAGATCCTCACCAACATGTGGCAGCGGCTGAAGATCTCGGTGCTGTTCGTCACCCACGACATCGACGAGGCGATCTTCCTGTCCGACCGCGTCTACTGCATGACCGCACGCCCCGGCTCGATCAAGGCGGAGATACCGATTCCGCTGGAGCGGCCGCGGCAGCAGTCGATGATGATGTCGTCGGAATTCCTGGCATTGCGCCGCGGATTGATGTCGCTGATCCGCGAGGAGAGCATCAAGGCGATGGGCGGCGAGCTCAACGACATGGGCATGCAGGGGCTGAACATCGAGCTGCACGGGCATTCGCTCGCGGATGTGATTTAG
- a CDS encoding YeiH family protein has translation MSQNQASSPADAKPTTATGRIVALIPGILLCIAVAGVSALLERAELGVFEHPYVEALVMAILLGMAVRSFWKPAPRWQSGIAFSAKQLLEVAVMLLGASISFAAIAASGVALLASIAAVVVIALSVSFGISRLLGLSTRLSILIACGNSICGNSAIAAVAPIIGANNDEIASSISFTAILGVMMVLGLPLLIPLLQLSATQYGILAGLTVYAVPQVLAATVPAGLVSTQIGTLVKLMRVLMLGPVVVGLSLTASRWHSDAKKTSVGFFRLVPWFILGFLALATLRSLEIVPGTVVGPVTKITSFLTVVSMAALGLGVDVRVLANVGGRVTAAVTLSLLLLLGISIALVHWFK, from the coding sequence GTGTCGCAGAATCAAGCATCCAGCCCGGCCGACGCCAAGCCGACCACGGCCACTGGCCGCATCGTCGCGCTGATTCCCGGAATCCTCCTTTGCATCGCCGTGGCCGGCGTTTCGGCCCTGCTCGAACGGGCGGAATTGGGCGTCTTCGAACATCCCTATGTCGAGGCGCTGGTGATGGCGATCTTGCTCGGCATGGCCGTGCGCAGCTTCTGGAAGCCCGCGCCGCGCTGGCAGTCCGGCATCGCCTTCAGCGCCAAGCAGCTGCTCGAAGTCGCCGTCATGCTGCTGGGGGCCTCGATCAGCTTCGCCGCAATCGCGGCGTCCGGCGTCGCGCTGTTGGCCTCGATCGCGGCGGTCGTCGTGATTGCGCTCAGCGTCTCCTTCGGCATCAGCCGCCTGCTCGGTCTCTCGACGCGGCTCTCGATCCTGATCGCCTGCGGCAACTCGATTTGTGGCAACTCGGCGATTGCGGCGGTAGCGCCGATCATCGGTGCCAACAATGACGAGATCGCATCCTCGATCTCCTTCACCGCGATCCTCGGCGTGATGATGGTGCTCGGCCTGCCGCTGCTGATCCCGCTGCTGCAGCTATCGGCCACGCAATACGGTATCCTCGCCGGCCTCACCGTCTATGCCGTGCCGCAGGTGCTGGCCGCCACGGTCCCGGCCGGGCTCGTCTCGACGCAGATCGGCACGCTCGTCAAGCTGATGCGTGTGCTGATGCTCGGGCCGGTGGTCGTCGGCCTCTCGCTGACGGCCTCGCGCTGGCACAGCGACGCCAAGAAGACCAGTGTCGGCTTTTTCCGCCTGGTCCCATGGTTCATCCTCGGCTTCCTTGCGCTGGCGACCCTGCGATCCCTGGAGATCGTGCCGGGCACGGTGGTTGGTCCGGTGACGAAGATCACCAGCTTTCTCACGGTGGTGTCGATGGCGGCGCTGGGCCTGGGTGTCGACGTGCGCGTGCTGGCCAATGTCGGGGGCAGGGTGACGGCGGCCGTGACGTTGTCGCTGCTGCTGCTGCTCGGCATCAGCATCGCACTGGTGCACTGGTTCAAGTGA
- a CDS encoding xanthine dehydrogenase family protein molybdopterin-binding subunit: protein MNAYVGTPTSRVDGRAKVTGAAKYAGEFPADRLLHGFVVEATIPCGRIARLDTDAALQVEGVLDVLTHANRPPLADEDEAWKDEVAPDGSPFRPLYDDTIKFNGQPIALVVAEDWEIAKFAATLVRVDYEQHSFATDLEGERGNAAEKDKPHKPRGDAAAALAGADVRHEADYVIPTEHHNPMELYATTAVWDNNGKLTIYDKTQGVQNVHKFLCGVFDKKPEDIRVISPYVGGAFGSGLRPQYQVVLATLGALALKRSVRVVLTRQQMYGLGYRPMTIERVALGAKSDGTLDAVTHEAIAVTSRYEDFARNDTGWAEQLYKSPNSRFSHKLVHLDVSTPCDMRAPGAASGVCALECAMDELAVALKLDPIELRLKCYSDHDQSENLPYTSKQLRECYTRGADAFGWSGRNPAPRSMRDGKDLVGWGMATGVWEALQMPVAVRIVLTSNGHAEVSCAASDIGTGTYTIVAQVAADALGLPIENIGVRLADSTLPQAPVEGGSWMAASSAHAVLAAAEEVRKELLRLAGKMPGSPLAGAELVDTALIDGSIAEASDNGRAVSIADVMRHGGVERIEKEKLNQFGEDKKHARNTHSAVFAEVKVDEELNVIRVTRVVSAVAAGRILNTKTGRSQIMGGVVWGIGMALHEETVMDHRFGRIMNANIAEYHIPVNADVHDIDVIFVDEPDPHINALGIKGIGEIGIVGVPAAIANAVYHATGKRIRHFPITLDKLLD from the coding sequence ATGAACGCTTATGTGGGAACGCCGACGTCGCGTGTCGACGGACGGGCCAAGGTCACCGGGGCCGCCAAATACGCCGGCGAATTCCCGGCCGACAGGCTCCTCCATGGCTTCGTCGTCGAGGCCACCATTCCATGCGGGCGCATTGCTCGCCTCGACACCGATGCGGCGCTGCAGGTCGAGGGCGTGCTCGACGTGCTCACGCATGCGAACCGTCCGCCGCTGGCCGACGAGGACGAGGCTTGGAAGGACGAGGTCGCACCGGATGGGTCGCCCTTCCGTCCGCTTTATGACGACACGATCAAGTTCAACGGTCAGCCGATCGCACTGGTCGTCGCGGAGGACTGGGAAATCGCGAAATTCGCCGCGACGCTCGTGCGGGTCGACTATGAGCAGCATAGTTTTGCGACCGACCTCGAAGGCGAGCGCGGCAACGCTGCCGAGAAGGACAAGCCGCATAAGCCCCGCGGCGACGCCGCAGCCGCCCTTGCAGGAGCCGATGTGCGCCACGAGGCGGACTACGTGATACCGACCGAGCATCACAACCCGATGGAGCTCTATGCGACTACGGCGGTCTGGGACAACAATGGCAAGCTCACGATCTACGACAAGACCCAAGGCGTCCAGAACGTCCACAAATTTCTCTGCGGCGTGTTCGACAAGAAGCCGGAGGACATTCGGGTGATCTCGCCATACGTCGGCGGCGCCTTCGGTTCCGGCTTGCGGCCGCAATATCAGGTGGTCCTGGCAACGCTCGGCGCGCTCGCGCTGAAGCGGTCCGTTCGCGTCGTGCTGACGCGGCAGCAGATGTATGGGCTCGGCTACCGGCCGATGACCATCGAGCGCGTCGCGCTGGGCGCAAAATCCGACGGTACGCTCGATGCGGTCACGCACGAGGCCATTGCCGTCACCTCGCGCTATGAGGATTTTGCACGCAACGATACCGGCTGGGCCGAGCAGCTCTACAAAAGCCCGAACAGCCGCTTCTCCCACAAGCTGGTTCACCTTGACGTCTCCACGCCCTGCGACATGCGCGCACCGGGCGCGGCGTCGGGCGTCTGCGCGCTCGAATGCGCCATGGACGAGCTCGCCGTCGCGCTCAAGCTCGACCCGATCGAACTACGGTTGAAGTGCTATTCGGATCACGACCAGAGCGAGAACCTCCCCTACACCAGCAAGCAATTGCGGGAATGCTACACGCGCGGCGCGGACGCCTTCGGCTGGAGCGGCCGCAATCCTGCGCCGCGCTCGATGCGCGACGGCAAGGATCTGGTCGGCTGGGGCATGGCGACGGGCGTGTGGGAAGCACTGCAGATGCCGGTCGCCGTCCGTATCGTGCTGACGTCGAACGGACATGCCGAGGTGTCCTGCGCCGCATCCGACATCGGCACCGGCACCTATACCATCGTGGCGCAGGTCGCGGCCGATGCGCTGGGCCTGCCGATCGAGAACATCGGCGTCCGGCTTGCCGATTCGACCTTGCCGCAGGCGCCAGTTGAGGGCGGCTCCTGGATGGCCGCCTCGAGCGCACATGCGGTGCTCGCAGCCGCCGAGGAAGTGCGCAAGGAGCTGTTACGACTGGCCGGGAAGATGCCAGGCTCGCCGCTCGCCGGCGCCGAATTGGTCGATACGGCCCTGATCGACGGCAGCATTGCCGAGGCCAGCGACAACGGCCGCGCGGTCTCGATCGCCGACGTGATGCGCCATGGCGGGGTCGAACGCATCGAGAAGGAAAAGCTCAACCAATTCGGCGAGGACAAGAAGCACGCGCGCAATACCCATTCGGCCGTCTTCGCCGAGGTCAAGGTCGACGAAGAGCTAAACGTCATTCGCGTGACGCGGGTCGTGAGCGCCGTCGCGGCCGGGCGGATTCTGAATACCAAGACCGGCCGCAGCCAGATCATGGGCGGCGTGGTCTGGGGGATCGGGATGGCGCTCCATGAGGAGACGGTGATGGATCACCGCTTTGGGCGGATCATGAACGCCAACATCGCCGAGTACCACATCCCCGTGAATGCAGATGTTCACGACATCGACGTGATCTTCGTCGACGAGCCGGACCCGCACATCAACGCGCTCGGCATCAAGGGCATTGGCGAAATCGGCATTGTCGGCGTCCCGGCGGCGATCGCAAACGCCGTCTATCATGCCACCGGCAAGCGCATCCGCCACTTCCCGATCACACTGGACAAGCTGCTCGACTGA
- a CDS encoding xanthine dehydrogenase family protein subunit M, producing MNNFQYARATDIADAIRLLAADPGAKLIAGGTNLIDLMKENVERPTRLIDISRLPLREVEETADGSLRIGALVPNSDLAYHPLIEQRYPLLASAILAGASAQLRNMASVGGNLMQRTRCAYFYDTATPCNKRHPGSGCSAMDGLNRNHAILGTSASCIATNPSDMSVALAALDGLVHVAGPSGERTIAVTDFHRLPGDKPHVDTNLGTGEIITAIELPPRGFAQNYSYLKIRDRMSYAFALVSVAAALELEGNAIIGARLALGGVAHKPWRSLEAEAALRGQAATPDHFSHAADLLLQGATARSHNGFKVELARRAIVRTLTQAANATPQSQAHKKIA from the coding sequence ATGAACAACTTCCAGTACGCCCGAGCCACTGATATCGCCGACGCGATCCGCCTGCTCGCCGCCGATCCCGGCGCCAAACTGATTGCCGGCGGCACCAATCTGATCGACCTGATGAAAGAGAATGTCGAACGCCCCACCCGGCTCATCGACATTTCCCGCCTGCCGCTCCGCGAGGTCGAGGAGACGGCGGACGGGTCCTTGCGCATCGGCGCCCTGGTGCCGAACTCGGACCTCGCCTACCATCCATTGATCGAGCAACGCTATCCCCTGCTCGCCAGCGCCATTCTGGCCGGCGCCTCGGCGCAATTGCGCAACATGGCCTCCGTTGGCGGCAATCTGATGCAGCGAACGCGTTGCGCCTATTTCTATGACACGGCCACGCCCTGCAACAAGCGACATCCCGGCAGCGGCTGCTCGGCGATGGACGGGCTGAACCGCAACCATGCGATCCTGGGCACGAGCGCATCCTGCATCGCGACCAATCCATCCGACATGAGCGTGGCGCTGGCCGCGCTCGACGGGCTCGTGCACGTCGCGGGTCCCTCCGGCGAACGCACCATCGCGGTGACCGATTTCCATCGGCTGCCCGGCGACAAGCCTCATGTCGATACCAACCTCGGCACCGGCGAGATCATCACGGCGATCGAACTGCCGCCGCGCGGCTTTGCTCAAAACTACAGCTACCTCAAAATTCGCGACCGCATGTCCTATGCCTTTGCTCTGGTCTCGGTCGCCGCCGCGTTGGAATTGGAGGGCAACGCGATCATCGGGGCACGCTTGGCGCTCGGCGGCGTGGCTCACAAGCCCTGGCGCAGCCTCGAAGCCGAAGCTGCGTTGCGCGGCCAGGCCGCGACGCCCGATCACTTCTCGCACGCCGCGGATCTCTTGCTCCAGGGAGCAACGGCCCGCTCACATAACGGCTTCAAGGTCGAGCTCGCACGCCGCGCCATCGTGCGGACGCTCACACAGGCGGCGAACGCCACGCCGCAATCCCAGGCCCACAAGAAGATCGCGTGA
- a CDS encoding thiamine pyrophosphate-binding protein: MVIAEQQTSSEAAQTSGDKSWHGIVLQTLKRNEISLVPYVPDRVLTPLIKNLHADPFFTTFATAREEEAVGIISGAWMGGRRGAVLMQTSGFATLANVLASLAVPYQIPLIMFVSERGTLGEFNYGQSLVCRTMRPVLDSLALEHHTITRLDELEFIADRSIKQAVTTQAPVALILNPLLTGGKVFDK; this comes from the coding sequence ATGGTGATTGCGGAGCAACAAACCTCGTCCGAGGCGGCGCAAACCTCCGGTGACAAGAGCTGGCACGGCATCGTCCTGCAAACCCTGAAGCGGAACGAGATCAGCCTCGTCCCTTACGTGCCCGACCGCGTGCTGACGCCGCTGATCAAGAACCTGCACGCCGATCCGTTCTTCACCACCTTTGCCACCGCCCGCGAGGAGGAGGCCGTCGGCATCATCTCGGGCGCCTGGATGGGCGGACGGCGGGGCGCGGTGCTGATGCAGACCTCGGGCTTTGCGACGCTCGCCAACGTGCTGGCCTCGCTCGCGGTGCCCTACCAGATTCCACTGATCATGTTCGTGTCCGAGCGCGGCACGCTCGGCGAATTCAACTACGGCCAGTCACTGGTCTGCCGCACCATGCGTCCGGTGCTGGATTCGCTGGCGCTGGAGCATCACACCATTACCCGGCTCGACGAGCTCGAATTCATTGCCGACCGTTCGATCAAGCAGGCCGTCACGACGCAGGCGCCGGTCGCGCTGATCCTCAACCCGCTGCTCACCGGCGGCAAGGTGTTCGACAAGTGA
- a CDS encoding (2Fe-2S)-binding protein: MADLTHQISERIPIQLVVNGVSHTLDLVPWTTLLDALRDHLALSGTKKGCDHGQCGACTVLVDGRRVNSCLTLAVMKDGAEITTIEGLAKDGALHPLQQAFIDHDAFQCGYCTSGQICSAAGLLAEGRAKDTDEIRELMSGNLCRCGAYPNIVAAIQQAMGQP, from the coding sequence ATGGCCGATCTCACGCATCAGATTTCCGAACGCATTCCGATCCAGCTTGTCGTCAACGGCGTCAGTCACACGCTCGATCTCGTGCCATGGACCACGCTGCTCGACGCCTTGCGGGACCATCTCGCGCTGAGCGGCACCAAGAAGGGCTGCGACCATGGTCAGTGCGGCGCTTGCACCGTGCTGGTGGACGGCCGGCGCGTCAATTCCTGCCTCACGCTCGCCGTCATGAAGGACGGCGCGGAGATCACGACCATTGAAGGCCTTGCCAAAGACGGCGCGCTGCATCCCCTGCAACAGGCGTTCATCGACCATGACGCCTTCCAATGCGGCTATTGCACGTCGGGACAGATATGTTCGGCGGCCGGACTGCTCGCCGAAGGCCGTGCCAAAGATACTGACGAGATCCGGGAGTTGATGAGCGGAAACCTCTGCCGCTGCGGCGCCTACCCGAACATCGTCGCCGCCATCCAGCAGGCAATGGGCCAGCCATGA
- a CDS encoding 2-hydroxychromene-2-carboxylate isomerase has protein sequence MPNPRVRVYTDYKSPYAFVANKRLFELQETHGVEIEWLPYTLRVAEFMGTVEERTPHFWRKVRYAYMDARRYANAQGLVMKGPRRIYDAFYSSVGMLFAQQHGFFRAYHDMVFRRFWSHELEIDDLAAITDVITSCGGSASEFEAYVHGPARAEHDRIIDEAEALGVFGVPTMVFNGELFWGGDRIDMLIARIEKPETVEAALGSRHRKPV, from the coding sequence ATGCCAAACCCCCGCGTGCGCGTCTACACCGACTACAAGAGCCCCTACGCGTTCGTGGCCAACAAGCGCCTATTCGAACTGCAGGAGACGCACGGCGTCGAGATCGAATGGCTGCCCTATACGCTGCGCGTTGCCGAATTCATGGGGACCGTGGAAGAGCGCACGCCGCATTTCTGGCGCAAGGTGCGCTACGCCTATATGGACGCGCGGCGCTATGCCAATGCGCAAGGGCTCGTCATGAAAGGGCCCCGGCGGATCTACGACGCGTTCTATTCCAGCGTCGGCATGCTGTTCGCCCAACAGCACGGCTTCTTCCGTGCGTATCACGACATGGTGTTTCGTCGGTTCTGGAGCCATGAGCTCGAGATCGACGATCTCGCCGCAATCACCGACGTCATCACGTCCTGCGGTGGTTCAGCCAGTGAGTTCGAAGCTTACGTCCACGGCCCTGCCCGCGCCGAACACGACCGCATCATCGACGAGGCCGAAGCGCTCGGCGTGTTCGGCGTGCCGACCATGGTGTTCAACGGCGAGCTGTTCTGGGGCGGCGATCGCATCGACATGCTGATCGCGCGCATCGAGAAGCCCGAGACGGTCGAGGCCGCGCTCGGCAGCCGCCATCGCAAGCCGGTATGA
- a CDS encoding Lrp/AsnC family transcriptional regulator codes for MALDRKDLAILAELTTNARASHTELANKVGLSSTALARRQKALEDDGYIQGYQATLDLAQFGLTTTVLVRIALESQSDEALKAFEAEVVKCPSVVRCFLMSGTDDYILIVLARDIQDFERIHRMELSRLPRVARVQSSFALREVVNRAVPNVVFGETKR; via the coding sequence TTGGCCCTCGACCGGAAAGATCTCGCCATCCTCGCGGAACTCACGACCAACGCGCGGGCCAGCCACACCGAGCTCGCCAACAAGGTTGGGCTATCAAGCACCGCGCTCGCGCGGCGGCAGAAGGCGCTGGAAGACGACGGCTATATCCAGGGCTATCAGGCCACGCTCGACCTCGCGCAGTTCGGCCTCACCACCACGGTGCTGGTTCGTATCGCGCTGGAAAGCCAGAGCGACGAGGCGTTGAAGGCATTCGAGGCGGAGGTGGTGAAATGCCCGTCCGTCGTGCGCTGCTTCCTGATGTCGGGGACCGACGACTACATACTGATCGTGCTCGCCCGCGACATCCAGGATTTCGAGCGCATCCACCGCATGGAGCTGTCGCGCCTGCCGCGCGTCGCGCGGGTACAATCGAGCTTCGCGCTGCGCGAAGTTGTCAACCGCGCCGTGCCGAATGTGGTGTTCGGCGAAACAAAGCGCTGA
- the ald gene encoding alanine dehydrogenase — protein sequence MRVGVPKEIKVQEYRVGLTPGAVREYVAAGHEVTVETGAGGGIGASDEVYRRAGAAIAESARDIFAKSDMIVKVKEPQKSEWVQLRESQILFTYLHLAPDPEQVRGLLTSGCTAIAYETVTDAAGHLPLLAPMSEVAGRLAIEAAGAALKRSAGGRGLLLGGVPGVQPARVVVLGGGVVGTQAARMAAGLGAEVTVIDRSIRRLRELDDLFAGRVRTRFSTIESVEEEVFAADVVIGAVLVPGASAPKLVTRAMLTSMRPGAVLVDVAIDQGGCFETSHPTTHADPTYLVDGIVHYCVANMPGAVPVTSSQALNNATLPFGLMLANKGFAAVLENPHLRNGLNVHRGRIANKAVAESLGLEFAPVGSGLAA from the coding sequence ATGCGCGTCGGTGTGCCCAAGGAAATCAAAGTGCAGGAATATCGCGTCGGGCTCACCCCGGGTGCGGTCCGCGAATATGTCGCGGCGGGGCACGAGGTGACGGTCGAGACCGGTGCGGGCGGCGGCATCGGCGCGTCCGACGAAGTCTACCGGCGGGCAGGGGCCGCCATTGCCGAGAGCGCGCGCGACATCTTCGCGAAGTCCGACATGATCGTGAAGGTGAAGGAGCCGCAGAAAAGCGAGTGGGTCCAGCTCCGCGAAAGCCAGATCCTGTTCACTTATCTCCATCTCGCGCCGGATCCCGAACAGGTCAGGGGTTTGCTCACCTCCGGCTGTACTGCGATCGCCTATGAAACCGTCACCGACGCGGCCGGTCACCTCCCCCTGCTTGCGCCGATGAGCGAAGTCGCCGGCCGCCTCGCCATCGAGGCCGCCGGCGCCGCGCTCAAGCGCTCGGCTGGCGGGCGCGGGCTGCTGCTTGGCGGCGTCCCTGGCGTGCAGCCGGCGCGGGTTGTCGTGCTCGGCGGAGGGGTGGTTGGGACGCAGGCCGCGCGCATGGCCGCAGGCCTTGGCGCCGAAGTCACCGTGATCGACCGCTCTATTCGTCGGTTGCGGGAGCTCGATGATCTCTTCGCCGGGCGCGTACGCACCCGTTTCTCCACCATCGAATCAGTTGAGGAGGAGGTGTTCGCTGCCGACGTCGTGATCGGCGCGGTGCTGGTGCCGGGCGCGAGCGCGCCCAAGCTCGTCACGCGTGCGATGTTGACATCGATGCGACCGGGCGCCGTGCTGGTCGACGTCGCGATCGATCAGGGCGGCTGCTTCGAGACCTCGCACCCGACCACGCATGCCGATCCGACCTATCTGGTTGACGGCATCGTGCATTACTGCGTCGCTAATATGCCGGGCGCGGTGCCGGTGACGTCGAGCCAGGCGCTGAACAACGCGACGCTGCCGTTCGGCCTGATGCTCGCGAACAAGGGCTTCGCGGCGGTGCTGGAAAATCCACATCTTCGCAATGGGCTGAATGTGCACCGCGGCCGCATCGCCAACAAGGCGGTGGCCGAAAGCCTCGGGCTGGAGTTTGCTCCGGTAGGGAGCGGGCTGGCGGCGTAG
- a CDS encoding hydroxyacid dehydrogenase: MSVNSKRVFYVKYLANPIYIDILKARPDVRLDRIENESSEDFYASIIGAAHVYQIGAARDELAPHFHVDAAFLKRAPNLLLVSSNGAGFDPVDVEACTDAGVLVVNQSGGNAHSVAEHALAMMLTLSKRIIQSDRKLRRESNVNRNELVGNEIEHKTVGIIGLGNVGRRIAALCKGLFGMKVLAYDPYLTAEVMAERGGEKVELDELLRRADFVSISCPLDKGSRNMISVREFGLMQPHAYFITTARGFIHDEDALLQALRDKRIAGAGLDVWSKEPPPPEHPLLQLDNVLASPHTAGVTIEARQNMGRIAAEQVLQTLDGKRPPRIINPEVWPRYAERFKQAFGVTPA; encoded by the coding sequence ATGTCCGTCAACAGCAAGCGCGTCTTCTACGTCAAATATCTGGCCAATCCGATCTATATCGACATTCTGAAGGCGCGACCCGACGTCCGGCTCGATCGCATCGAGAACGAGAGCTCCGAAGACTTCTACGCGTCGATCATCGGAGCCGCTCATGTTTACCAAATCGGCGCCGCCCGCGACGAACTGGCCCCGCACTTCCATGTCGATGCTGCCTTCCTGAAGCGCGCGCCGAACCTGCTGCTCGTCTCCAGCAACGGCGCGGGATTCGATCCTGTCGACGTCGAGGCCTGCACCGATGCCGGCGTGTTGGTCGTCAACCAGTCCGGCGGCAATGCCCATTCCGTCGCCGAGCACGCGCTGGCGATGATGCTGACGCTGTCCAAGCGCATCATCCAGTCCGACCGCAAGCTCCGCAGGGAGTCCAACGTCAACCGCAACGAACTCGTCGGCAACGAGATCGAGCACAAGACCGTCGGCATTATCGGCCTCGGCAATGTCGGTCGCCGCATCGCCGCGCTGTGCAAGGGCCTGTTCGGCATGAAGGTGCTGGCCTACGATCCGTACCTGACGGCCGAGGTGATGGCCGAGCGGGGCGGCGAGAAGGTCGAGCTCGACGAGCTCTTGCGCCGCGCCGACTTCGTCTCGATTTCCTGTCCGCTCGACAAGGGCAGCCGCAACATGATCAGCGTGCGCGAGTTTGGGTTGATGCAGCCGCATGCGTACTTTATCACCACGGCGCGTGGCTTCATCCACGATGAAGATGCGCTGCTCCAGGCGTTGCGTGACAAGCGCATTGCGGGCGCCGGTCTCGACGTCTGGTCCAAGGAGCCGCCACCACCGGAGCATCCGCTGCTCCAGCTCGACAACGTGCTGGCGAGCCCGCATACCGCGGGCGTCACCATCGAGGCGCGGCAGAACATGGGCCGCATCGCCGCCGAGCAGGTGCTGCAGACGCTCGACGGCAAGCGCCCGCCGCGCATCATCAATCCCGAGGTCTGGCCACGCTATGCGGAGCGATTCAAGCAGGCGTTTGGCGTGACGCCGGCGTAG